A DNA window from Solanum lycopersicum chromosome 3, SLM_r2.1 contains the following coding sequences:
- the LOC101258142 gene encoding GATA transcription factor 12 translates to MEASDLFVSGFFSHAGDEQIPNNINNNCNNFSVDDLLVIPKDDEVMADAFFNSITGNSADSSNVTVVDSCNSSVSGGDGQFNGNLSGRSFTDAPFPNSELCVPFDDLAELEWLSNFVEESFSSDDVQNLQFIPVANINSSSTVTTDSSSSATTFSTGPNSPPAFPADTSVPGKARSKRSRAAPCDWSSRLQLLLSPATSSSESNNISPPSVNNTTFATAKATKAPSKKRESVETPGRKCLHCASDKTPQWRTGPLGPKTLCNACGVRYKSGRLVPEYRPASSPTFISARHSNSHRKVLELRRQKDLQRHQAHHHQHQLLSQPTIFGVSNGGDEFLLHHHQNCGPNFRHLI, encoded by the exons ATGGAAGCGTCGGATTTATTCGTCAGCGGTTTTTTCTCGCATGCCGGAGACGAACAAATTCCGAATAACATCAACAATAACTgtaacaatttttctgtggatgatCTTTTGGTTATCCCAAAGGACGATGAAGTTATGGCAGACGCATTTTTCAACAGTATTACAGGAAATTCTGCTGATTCTTCCAACGTTACCGTCGTTGACAGCTGTAATTCCTCTGTTTCTGGTGGAGATGGACAATTTAACGGAAACCTGAGCGGCCGCAGCTTCACCGATGCTCCCTTCCCTAACAGCGAACTCTGTGTTCCG TTTGATGACTTGGCTGAGCTTGAATGGCTCTCAAATTTTGTGGAGGAATCGTTCTCAAGTGACGACGTTCAAAACTTGCAATTCATCCCTGTAGCAAACATTAATTCCTCCTCCACCGTCACCACCGACAGTTCCTCTTCCGCAACCACATTTTCCACCGGACCTAACTCGCCACCTGCCTTCCCCGCCGACACCTCTGTTCCTGGCAAAGCTCGCAGCAAGCGCTCACGCGCCGCTCCCTGTGACTGGTCGTCACGCCTTCAGCTGCTCTTATCCCCTGCCACATCATCATCAGAGAGCAACAACATCTCGCCTCCATCTGTTAACAACACTACTTTCGCCACGGCCAAAGCCACCAAAGCGCCGTCGAAGAAACGAGAGAGCGTAGAAACGCCGGGACGGAAATGCCTGCACTGTGCTTCAGACAAAACACCACAGTGGCGCACAGGGCCATTAGGTCCAAAAACTCTGTGCAATGCATGTGGAGTTAGGTACAAGTCTGGTAGGCTTGTACCGGAGTATCGACCGGCGTCTAGCCCGACTTTTATCTCAGCGAGGCACTCGAATTCTCATCGGAAAGTTCTGGAACTCCGGAGGCAAAAGGATCTCCAGAGACACCAAGCACATCACCACCAGCATCAATTGCTTAGTCAACCCACTATTTTCGGTGTATCAAACGGCGGTGATGAATTTCTGCTTCATCATCACCAAAATTGTGGTCCAAATTTCAGGCACCTCATCTAG
- the LOC101257847 gene encoding protein transport protein SEC13 homolog B: MPSQKIESGHTDTVHDVAMDYYGKRLATASSDCTIKITGVSNSSSQLLATISGHQGPVWQVAWAHPKFGSLLASCSSDGKVIIWKEGTQNEWSLARVFDDHKASVNAISWAPHELGLCLACGSSDGNISIFTARSEDVWETSRIDQAHPVGVTSVSWAPSTAPGSLVGSDLLNSIPKLASAGCDNTVKVWKMFDGTWKLDCFPALQMHTDWVRDVAWAPNLGLPKSTIASASEDGRVIIWTVGKEGDQWIGKVLKDFGAPVWRVSWSLTGNILAVADGNNNVTLWNEAVDGEWQPVTTVDT; encoded by the coding sequence ATGCCTTCACAGAAGATTGAAAGTGGGCATACTGACACTGTTCATGATGTGGCAATGGATTACTATGGTAAGCGCCTGGCAACAGCTTCTTCAGACTGCACCATTAAGATAACAGGGGTCAGCAATTCATCTTCGCAGCTACTGGCTACTATAAGTGGCCACCAAGGACCAGTGTGGCAAGTAGCTTGGGCTCACCCTAAGTTTGGTTCCCTCCTTGCTTCTTGTTCTTCTGATGGAAAGGTAATTATATGGAAAGAAGGTACTCAAAATGAGTGGAGCTTAGCACGTGTTTTCGATGACCATAAAGCTTCAGTCAACGCAATATCTTGGGCTCCTCATGAATTGGGCCTCTGTTTGGCTTGTGGATCTTCTGATGGGAACATTTCCATTTTCACTGCAAGATCAGAAGATGTTTGGGAGACATCACGGATTGATCAGGCTCATCCAGTAGGTGTTACATCTGTTTCGTGGGCGCCATCAACAGCTCCTGGCTCTCTTGTAGGCTCTGATCTGCTTAATTCTATTCCAAAGCTTGCATCTGCTGGCTGTGACAACACAGTTAAAGTGTGGAAGATGTTTGATGGAACTTGGAAGTTGGATTGCTTCCCAGCTCTTCAAATGCACACTGATTGGGTCAGGGATGTTGCTTGGGCCCCTAACTTGGGGCTACCAAAGTCAACTATTGCTAGTGCTTCTGAAGATGGAAGAGTGATTATATGGACAGTTGGTAAAGAAGGTGATCAATGGATTGGTAAAGTGTTGAAGGATTTTGGTGCCCCCGTTTGGAGAGTTTCGTGGTCACTAACAGGAAACATATTGGCTGTGGCTGATGGGAATAACAATGTGACATTGTGGAACGAAGCAGTAGATGGTGAATGGCAACCAGTGACAACAGTAGATACATAA